Proteins co-encoded in one Thermodesulfovibrionales bacterium genomic window:
- a CDS encoding DUF4126 domain-containing protein, whose translation MEILLSICLGIGLSAACGFRVFVPLLAMSIASLSGHLTLSHGFQWIGTYAAFTAFATATILEVAAYYIPWVDNLMDSIAAPVAVVAGTIVAASSIIQMSPLMKWTLAIIAGGGTAAIFHGATALVRGASSTVTGGLGNHAVATIELAIAAGLSIVAIALPLLGGLVVLVFLFLVARKGFRNFLRQRRAEAT comes from the coding sequence ATGGAAATCCTTCTTAGTATCTGTCTCGGAATAGGATTAAGCGCGGCCTGCGGTTTCAGGGTCTTTGTGCCTCTCCTGGCAATGAGCATCGCTTCTCTTTCAGGACATCTGACCTTATCTCATGGCTTCCAGTGGATTGGAACATACGCCGCCTTCACGGCGTTTGCAACTGCCACAATTCTTGAAGTCGCGGCATACTACATCCCCTGGGTTGACAATCTCATGGATTCCATTGCTGCACCGGTTGCGGTTGTTGCCGGTACTATCGTTGCCGCGTCGAGCATCATTCAAATGAGCCCTCTGATGAAATGGACTCTCGCAATCATAGCCGGGGGCGGAACGGCAGCAATATTCCATGGAGCTACGGCACTTGTAAGAGGCGCGTCAAGCACCGTTACAGGGGGCTTAGGCAATCACGCTGTTGCGACGATTGAACTGGCAATTGCGGCAGGCCTTAGCATAGTGGCAATAGCCCTCCCGCTCCTGGGCGGCTTGGTCGTTCTCGTCTTTCTTTTTCTTGTGGCAAGAAAAGGTTTTCGGAACTTCTTGAGGCAGAGGCGGGCTGAGGCTACATAG
- a CDS encoding YMGG-like glycine zipper-containing protein, which translates to MKIISVVVILTFGLALCGCAGMSDTQQRTMSGGVIGAGGGAIIGAMAGNAGLGAAIGAAAGLAGGYIYDQNEKSKESAYREGYKAGQQGPKGQ; encoded by the coding sequence ATGAAGATTATTTCAGTCGTAGTTATTCTGACATTCGGTCTTGCGCTCTGTGGATGTGCAGGCATGTCTGACACCCAGCAACGAACAATGAGTGGAGGTGTTATCGGCGCCGGTGGAGGCGCAATAATCGGGGCCATGGCCGGCAATGCGGGTCTGGGAGCTGCGATAGGAGCTGCTGCCGGGTTGGCTGGCGGCTATATTTACGATCAGAACGAGAAATCAAAAGAGTCTGCTTACCGGGAAGGGTACAAGGCCGGCCAGCAGGGTCCCAAGGGCCAATAG
- a CDS encoding Rap1a/Tai family immunity protein translates to MKRRAIGFFLSVLLMLPAVVGAVSEKEFEVRTTRDLINICSAAPDDPLHTQAVNFCEGYLVGAFHYYQASTVGPKASKLICLPDPQPSRNDTVKMFIEWAKAHPQYEKDLPVETEFRFLIEKWPCKP, encoded by the coding sequence ATGAAGCGTAGAGCGATCGGTTTCTTCCTGTCAGTTTTGTTAATGTTGCCTGCTGTGGTTGGTGCGGTCTCGGAAAAGGAGTTTGAAGTTCGGACGACCCGGGACCTCATAAATATCTGTAGCGCGGCTCCGGATGATCCTTTACACACCCAAGCAGTCAACTTCTGCGAAGGGTATTTGGTGGGGGCGTTTCATTATTACCAAGCCTCCACTGTTGGACCCAAAGCGTCCAAACTGATCTGTTTGCCGGATCCGCAGCCGTCTCGAAACGATACCGTCAAGATGTTTATCGAATGGGCCAAAGCACATCCGCAATATGAGAAGGATCTGCCAGTAGAGACCGAGTTCAGGTTTCTGATCGAAAAATGGCCGTGCAAGCCCTAA